The Paracoccus sp. MA genome contains a region encoding:
- a CDS encoding LysR family transcriptional regulator — MDWDDLRIFLAVARADSLSGAGRRLGIDASTVGRRVARLESALGAKLFVKTPQGYGLAPEGERLLPHAEAVEAALSGAEEALTGPGDLTGQLRIGAPDGCANYLLPQLCARLSETHPRLEIQIVALPRVFNLSKREADMAIAVSQPQAGRLVVQRLTDYHLHLAAHEDYLRTHPPIRSREDLRGHRMIGYIADMIFDRELDYLTETGAEWAALTSNSVSVQMQAIRVGAGLGIVHDFAIPFCPGVRRVLADQISLTRSFWLIRHADDRRSQRMNRLADALAQGIRAEVARLQALVLP, encoded by the coding sequence ATGGACTGGGACGACCTGCGCATCTTTCTGGCCGTGGCGCGTGCGGACAGCCTGTCTGGGGCGGGCCGGCGGCTGGGCATCGACGCCTCGACCGTGGGCCGGCGGGTGGCGCGGCTGGAAAGCGCGCTGGGGGCCAAGCTGTTCGTCAAGACCCCGCAGGGCTACGGCCTCGCCCCCGAGGGCGAGCGGCTGCTGCCCCATGCCGAGGCGGTCGAGGCGGCGCTGAGCGGCGCCGAGGAGGCGCTGACCGGGCCGGGCGACCTCACCGGCCAGCTGCGCATCGGCGCGCCGGACGGCTGCGCGAACTACCTGCTGCCGCAGCTCTGTGCGCGGCTCTCCGAGACGCATCCGCGGCTGGAGATCCAGATCGTTGCCCTGCCGCGGGTCTTCAACCTGTCGAAGCGCGAGGCAGACATGGCCATCGCCGTCTCGCAGCCGCAGGCCGGGCGGCTGGTGGTGCAGCGGTTGACCGATTACCACCTGCACCTTGCCGCGCATGAGGATTACCTGCGCACCCATCCCCCGATCCGCTCGCGCGAGGACCTGCGCGGCCATCGCATGATCGGCTATATCGCCGACATGATCTTCGACCGCGAGCTGGACTACCTGACCGAGACCGGGGCGGAATGGGCGGCGCTGACCTCGAACTCGGTCTCGGTGCAGATGCAGGCGATCCGGGTCGGGGCGGGGCTGGGCATCGTGCATGACTTCGCGATTCCCTTCTGTCCCGGCGTGCGGCGGGTTCTGGCCGACCAGATCTCGCTCACGCGCAGCTTCTGGCTGATCCGGCACGCCGACGACCGCCGCTCGCAGCGGATGAACCGGCTGGCGGATGCCCTGGCGCAGGGCATCCGAGCCGAGGTGGCGCGGCTGCAGGCGCTGGTCTTGCCCTGA
- a CDS encoding CoA-acylating methylmalonate-semialdehyde dehydrogenase encodes MEELSHWIDGKEVKGTSGRFSDVMNPATGEVIARLPLATPAELDAAVRSAEKAQVAWAATNPQRRARVMMKFGQLINENMEKLAELVSREHGKTLPDARGDVQRGLEVIEVCMGAPALLKGEFTDNGGPGIDLYSMRQPLGVVAGITPFNFPAMIPLWKMGPALASGNAMILKPSERVPSTSIMLAKLAQEAGLPDGVLQVVNGDKEIVDAILDHPTIQAVGFVGSTPIAQYIYGRAATNGKRAQCFGGAKNHMLIMPDADLDKAADALVGAGFGAAGERCMAISVAVPVGDKTADALIERLIPKIEKLKVGPYTAGEDVDFGPVITKAAQERINRLIDSGVEQGAKLVVDGRGLKIQGYENGFFCGPSLFDNVTRDMEIYKEEIFGPVLSTVRAQSYEDALNLVMDNDYGNGTAIYTADGDTARDFASRVNVGMVGINFPIPVPLSYYTFGGWKKSAFGDLNQYGPDAFRFYTKTKTVTARWFSGIKDGVALNFKAMD; translated from the coding sequence ATGGAAGAACTGAGCCACTGGATCGACGGCAAAGAGGTCAAGGGCACCTCGGGCCGCTTCAGCGATGTGATGAACCCGGCGACCGGCGAAGTGATCGCCCGCCTGCCACTGGCCACCCCGGCCGAGCTGGACGCCGCCGTGCGCAGCGCCGAGAAGGCGCAGGTCGCCTGGGCCGCCACCAACCCGCAGCGCCGCGCGCGGGTGATGATGAAATTCGGCCAGCTCATCAACGAGAACATGGAAAAGCTGGCCGAGCTGGTCTCGCGCGAGCATGGCAAGACCCTGCCCGACGCGCGCGGCGACGTGCAGCGCGGCCTTGAGGTGATCGAGGTCTGCATGGGCGCGCCGGCGCTGCTCAAGGGCGAGTTCACCGACAATGGCGGCCCCGGCATCGACCTTTATTCCATGCGCCAGCCGCTGGGCGTGGTCGCGGGCATCACCCCCTTCAACTTCCCGGCGATGATCCCGCTGTGGAAGATGGGCCCGGCGCTGGCTTCGGGCAACGCCATGATCCTGAAGCCCTCCGAGCGCGTGCCCTCGACCTCGATCATGCTGGCCAAGCTGGCGCAAGAGGCCGGGCTGCCGGACGGCGTGCTGCAGGTCGTCAACGGCGACAAGGAAATCGTGGACGCGATCCTCGACCACCCGACCATCCAGGCGGTGGGCTTCGTGGGCTCGACCCCGATCGCGCAATACATCTACGGCCGCGCCGCGACCAACGGCAAGCGCGCGCAATGCTTCGGCGGCGCCAAGAACCACATGCTGATCATGCCCGATGCCGACCTGGACAAGGCGGCGGACGCGCTGGTCGGCGCCGGCTTCGGCGCGGCGGGCGAACGCTGCATGGCGATCTCGGTCGCGGTGCCGGTGGGCGACAAGACCGCCGACGCGCTGATCGAGCGGCTGATCCCCAAGATCGAAAAGCTGAAGGTCGGCCCCTATACCGCCGGCGAGGACGTGGATTTCGGCCCGGTCATCACCAAGGCCGCGCAGGAGCGCATCAACCGGCTGATCGATTCCGGCGTGGAACAGGGCGCCAAGCTGGTGGTCGACGGCCGCGGGCTGAAGATCCAGGGCTATGAGAACGGCTTCTTCTGCGGGCCCTCGCTTTTCGACAACGTGACCCGCGATATGGAGATCTACAAGGAAGAGATCTTCGGCCCGGTGCTCTCGACCGTGCGGGCGCAGAGCTACGAGGATGCGCTGAACCTGGTCATGGACAACGACTATGGCAACGGCACGGCGATCTATACCGCCGACGGCGACACGGCGCGCGACTTCGCCAGCCGGGTGAACGTGGGCATGGTCGGCATCAACTTCCCGATCCCGGTGCCGCTGAGCTATTACACCTTCGGCGGCTGGAAGAAGTCGGCCTTCGGCGACCTGAACCAGTATGGCCCGGACGCCTTCCGCTTCTACACCAAGACCAAGACCGTCACCGCCCGCTGGTTCTCGGGCATCAAGGACGGCGTGGCGCTGAACTTCAAGGCCATGGACTGA
- a CDS encoding acyl-CoA dehydrogenase family protein, with translation MDFALSEEQQAIFDLARDFGTAEIAPHARAWEEAGTIPRALWHKAAELGFGGVYVGEDHGGTGLSRLDATLVFEALAMACPSVGSFLSIHNMCGGMIDKFGTPENRARWLPGLCSMEKVFSYCLTEPGSGSDAAALRTRAERVPGGWKLNGTKAFISGGSYSDCYLVMVRTGQDGPRGISTMVVEAGTPGLSFGALEQKMGWKAQPTAQVQFDDCVIPEENLIGEEGRGFAYAMAGLDGGRLNISAGALGGAQAALDATLRYMGERRAFGQTLDQFQALQFRLAEMETALQSARIFLRQAAWKLDRAERDATKFCAMAKLHVTDRAFEVANQCLQLHGGYGYLADYGIEKIVRDLRVHQILEGTNEIMRLIIGRALLAERD, from the coding sequence ATGGATTTCGCGCTGAGCGAAGAACAGCAAGCAATATTCGATCTGGCGCGGGATTTCGGGACGGCGGAGATCGCACCCCATGCCCGCGCCTGGGAAGAGGCTGGGACCATCCCGCGCGCGCTGTGGCACAAGGCCGCCGAGCTGGGCTTCGGCGGCGTCTATGTCGGCGAGGATCACGGCGGCACCGGGCTGTCGCGGCTGGACGCCACGCTGGTCTTCGAGGCGCTGGCCATGGCCTGCCCCTCGGTCGGATCGTTCCTGTCGATCCACAACATGTGCGGCGGCATGATCGACAAGTTCGGCACGCCCGAGAACAGGGCGCGCTGGCTGCCCGGCCTGTGCAGCATGGAAAAGGTGTTCTCCTATTGCCTGACCGAGCCGGGCTCGGGCTCGGACGCCGCGGCGCTGCGCACTCGGGCCGAGCGGGTGCCGGGCGGCTGGAAGCTGAACGGCACCAAGGCCTTCATCTCGGGCGGCAGCTATTCGGATTGCTATCTGGTCATGGTCCGCACCGGCCAGGACGGGCCGCGCGGCATCTCGACCATGGTGGTCGAAGCCGGCACCCCGGGCCTGAGCTTCGGCGCGCTCGAACAGAAGATGGGCTGGAAGGCGCAGCCGACCGCGCAAGTGCAGTTCGACGATTGCGTGATCCCCGAGGAGAACCTGATCGGCGAGGAAGGCCGCGGCTTTGCCTATGCCATGGCCGGCCTGGACGGCGGGCGGCTGAACATCTCGGCCGGCGCGCTTGGCGGCGCGCAGGCGGCGCTGGACGCGACCCTGCGCTACATGGGCGAGCGTCGCGCCTTCGGCCAGACGCTGGACCAGTTCCAGGCGCTGCAATTCCGCCTGGCCGAGATGGAGACGGCGCTGCAATCCGCGCGCATCTTCCTGCGCCAGGCGGCCTGGAAGCTGGACCGGGCCGAGCGCGACGCGACCAAGTTCTGCGCCATGGCCAAGCTGCATGTGACCGACCGCGCCTTCGAGGTCGCCAATCAATGCCTGCAACTGCATGGCGGCTACGGCTATCTTGCCGATTACGGGATCGAAAAGATCGTGCGCGACCTGCGCGTGCACCAGATCCTGGAAGGCACCAATGAAATCATGCGGCTGATTATCGGCCGCGCCCTGCTGGCGGAGCGTGACTGA
- a CDS encoding enoyl-CoA hydratase/isomerase family protein, with the protein MAEMIIRKDRRAGRLTFNRPQALNALSHEMALAIDAALQEWRDDPEVALVVIDAAGERAFCSGGDIAAVYRAGLEGDHRVGRAFFRDEYRMNARIAEYPKPIVAFMQGFVMGGGVGVGGHASHRIVGDTTQIAMPETGIGLIPDVGGSWLLGHAPGRCGEYLGLTGARIGAGDAIFTGFADSYIPEAEWPALIDRLAETGDVAAIAPHPRPEAPLEGRDLSAFGGPSVAEIVAALEAAGDEAALKPLRRNSPLSMAATLALVRAARGDASLRDSLARELRFTARATAESDFLEGVRAQIIDKDRNPQWSADASPAHVAAMLAPLGEDEIEWEDRT; encoded by the coding sequence ATGGCCGAGATGATCATCCGCAAGGACCGCCGCGCCGGGCGGCTGACCTTCAACCGCCCGCAGGCGCTGAACGCGCTGAGCCACGAGATGGCGCTGGCCATCGACGCGGCGCTGCAAGAGTGGCGCGACGATCCCGAGGTGGCGCTGGTCGTCATCGATGCCGCGGGCGAGCGCGCCTTCTGTTCGGGCGGCGACATCGCCGCCGTCTATCGCGCCGGGCTGGAAGGCGACCACCGGGTCGGCCGCGCGTTCTTTCGCGACGAATACCGCATGAACGCGCGGATCGCCGAATATCCCAAGCCCATCGTCGCCTTCATGCAGGGCTTCGTCATGGGCGGCGGCGTCGGCGTCGGCGGCCATGCCAGCCACCGCATCGTCGGCGACACGACCCAGATCGCCATGCCCGAGACCGGCATCGGCCTGATCCCGGATGTGGGCGGCAGCTGGCTGCTGGGCCATGCGCCGGGCCGCTGCGGCGAATATCTGGGCCTGACCGGGGCGCGGATCGGCGCCGGCGACGCGATCTTCACCGGCTTCGCCGACAGCTATATCCCAGAGGCGGAATGGCCGGCGCTGATCGACCGGCTGGCCGAAACCGGCGACGTGGCCGCGATCGCGCCTCACCCCCGCCCCGAGGCGCCGCTGGAAGGCCGCGACCTTTCGGCCTTCGGCGGTCCGAGCGTGGCCGAGATCGTCGCCGCGCTGGAGGCGGCGGGCGACGAGGCGGCGCTGAAGCCCTTGCGCCGCAACTCGCCCCTGTCGATGGCGGCGACGCTGGCGCTGGTGCGCGCGGCGCGCGGCGATGCCAGCCTGCGCGACAGCCTGGCGCGCGAGCTGCGCTTCACCGCCCGCGCCACGGCCGAAAGCGATTTCCTGGAAGGCGTGCGGGCGCAGATCATCGACAAGGACCGCAACCCGCAATGGTCGGCCGATGCCAGCCCCGCGCATGTCGCGGCGATGCTGGCGCCGCTGGGCGAGGATGAAATCGAATGGGAGGACCGGACATGA
- the mmsB gene encoding 3-hydroxyisobutyrate dehydrogenase, producing the protein MKIGFIGLGNMGGPMAANLAKAGHAVAGFDLAAPMPEGVVKAASAAEAAQGAEVVITMLPNGAILRAVAEEVIPAMTAGAVFCDCSTVDVESARAVAALAQAAGLGALDAPVSGGVGGATAGTLTFMVGGSADAFEKVKPLFDVMGQKAVHCGEAGAGQAAKICNNMILGVTMIATCEAFALADKLGLDRQKMFDVVSTSSGYSWTMNAYCPAPGVGPQSPADNGYKPGFAAELMLKDLRLSQQAAEAADADTPMGELAAALYARFVEDEDGKGRDFSAMLPRFEKRHRHD; encoded by the coding sequence ATGAAGATCGGATTCATCGGCTTGGGCAATATGGGCGGCCCGATGGCGGCCAATCTGGCCAAGGCGGGGCACGCGGTCGCAGGCTTCGACCTGGCCGCGCCGATGCCCGAGGGCGTCGTCAAGGCCGCCAGCGCCGCCGAGGCGGCGCAGGGCGCCGAGGTGGTGATCACCATGCTGCCGAACGGCGCCATCCTGCGCGCGGTCGCGGAGGAGGTGATTCCGGCCATGACCGCGGGCGCGGTGTTCTGCGACTGCTCGACGGTGGACGTGGAAAGCGCCCGCGCGGTGGCGGCGCTGGCGCAGGCGGCGGGGCTGGGTGCGCTGGACGCGCCGGTTTCGGGCGGGGTCGGCGGCGCGACCGCCGGCACGCTGACCTTCATGGTCGGCGGCTCGGCCGATGCCTTTGAGAAGGTGAAGCCGCTCTTCGACGTCATGGGCCAGAAGGCCGTGCATTGCGGCGAGGCGGGCGCCGGCCAGGCCGCCAAGATCTGCAACAACATGATCCTGGGCGTGACCATGATCGCCACCTGCGAGGCCTTTGCGCTGGCCGACAAGCTGGGGCTGGACCGGCAGAAGATGTTCGACGTGGTCTCGACCTCCTCGGGCTACAGCTGGACGATGAACGCCTATTGCCCGGCGCCGGGCGTGGGTCCGCAATCGCCCGCCGACAACGGCTACAAGCCGGGCTTCGCCGCCGAGCTGATGCTGAAAGACCTGCGGCTCAGCCAGCAGGCCGCCGAGGCCGCGGATGCCGACACGCCGATGGGCGAGCTGGCCGCCGCCCTCTATGCCCGCTTCGTCGAGGACGAGGACGGAAAGGGCCGCGACTTCTCGGCCATGCTGCCGAGATTCGAAAAACGTCACCGGCACGACTGA